The following are encoded together in the bacterium genome:
- a CDS encoding acyl-CoA dehydrogenase family protein, which produces MTRTAGLSPEMRDMMIEAMRQVCLRDMPEERQLELDVRDEFPLAFIKTLLSPEVGLHLVFLPEEVGGLGGGALDVCRVSEEMAVIDLGLATSFLAICLGTDPIIVGGTDAQRSKWLGKIAEGRIVAYGVTEPAAGSNVAALQTVATRITDGDGRVTGYRINGTKQFITNGSVAEIYTILAKAPEGPTFFVVERETPGLTAGRHEDKHGIRASDTASVVLEDVEVPVDQLIGGVEGQGLKQANAVFGYTRLMVGAFGLGAGKAALERAVRYAKERIQFGSPLIEKEGYCAKLIVPNWVALEAGRAYAEEIAGRLDAGEEGLQVEGAVAKLWCTEAGNKTAEDAMQALGGYGYTREYIVEKIKRDVRITTIYEGTSEILQSIIGMFRWKETVRSKGGWYEAQAAGLDELHARQGDLGAGLVAAATRDLNAAIQFCHTKRTATRQAVQFTLADMMTACEVAGAFCRRARALADAGDKGAGVFAAMSRLQARRVLADVGRGAIACAAGTEDPADTAAVSEIRKFASGLASADLLPAHLGHLEDVSAVTEYIKRQVR; this is translated from the coding sequence ATGACCAGGACCGCCGGACTCAGCCCAGAGATGCGCGACATGATGATCGAGGCCATGCGCCAGGTGTGCCTGAGGGACATGCCCGAGGAACGTCAGCTCGAACTGGACGTCAGGGACGAATTCCCCCTGGCGTTCATCAAGACGCTGCTCTCTCCCGAGGTGGGACTGCACCTGGTCTTCCTGCCCGAGGAGGTGGGAGGGCTTGGCGGCGGCGCCCTGGATGTCTGCCGCGTCTCGGAGGAGATGGCGGTGATCGACCTGGGACTGGCGACCTCTTTTCTGGCCATCTGCCTGGGCACCGATCCGATCATCGTCGGCGGCACCGACGCGCAGAGGTCCAAGTGGCTGGGCAAGATCGCCGAGGGCAGGATCGTGGCGTACGGGGTCACGGAACCCGCCGCGGGCAGCAACGTGGCCGCCCTGCAAACGGTGGCGACGCGCATCACCGACGGCGACGGCCGCGTCACGGGCTACCGCATCAACGGCACCAAGCAGTTCATCACCAACGGCAGCGTGGCCGAGATCTACACCATCCTGGCCAAGGCACCCGAGGGTCCCACCTTCTTCGTGGTCGAACGCGAGACGCCCGGCCTTACCGCCGGCCGGCACGAGGACAAGCACGGCATACGCGCCTCCGACACCGCGAGTGTCGTCCTGGAGGACGTGGAAGTCCCGGTCGACCAGCTCATCGGCGGCGTGGAGGGGCAGGGCCTCAAGCAGGCGAACGCCGTCTTCGGCTACACGCGCCTGATGGTCGGTGCTTTCGGGCTGGGCGCCGGCAAGGCCGCCCTCGAACGCGCGGTACGCTACGCCAAGGAACGGATCCAGTTCGGTTCGCCGCTCATCGAGAAGGAAGGCTACTGCGCCAAGTTGATCGTGCCCAACTGGGTCGCGCTCGAAGCCGGGCGCGCGTACGCCGAAGAGATCGCCGGCCGGCTCGACGCCGGCGAGGAGGGTCTGCAGGTCGAGGGCGCCGTCGCCAAGCTGTGGTGTACGGAGGCGGGGAACAAGACCGCCGAGGACGCGATGCAGGCTCTGGGCGGATATGGCTACACGCGCGAGTACATCGTGGAGAAGATCAAGCGCGACGTGCGCATCACCACGATCTATGAGGGCACCAGCGAGATCCTGCAAAGCATCATCGGCATGTTCCGCTGGAAGGAGACGGTTCGCTCGAAGGGCGGCTGGTACGAAGCCCAGGCGGCCGGGCTGGACGAACTCCACGCCCGGCAGGGCGACCTGGGGGCCGGCCTCGTCGCCGCCGCGACGCGGGATCTCAACGCAGCGATCCAGTTCTGCCACACGAAGCGCACGGCCACGCGCCAGGCCGTCCAGTTCACGCTGGCCGACATGATGACCGCCTGCGAAGTCGCCGGCGCCTTCTGCCGCCGCGCCCGGGCACTGGCCGATGCGGGCGATAAGGGCGCCGGCGTCTTCGCGGCCATGAGCCGGTTGCAGGCCCGACGCGTGCTCGCAGACGTGGGACGCGGCGCCATCGCCTGCGCTGCCGGGACGGAAGATCCCGCCGATACGGCGGCGGTGTCGGAAATCCGCAAATTCGCCTCCGGCCTCGCCTCGGCGGATCTCCTGCCCGCACATCTGGGACACCTCGAGGACGTCTCTGCGGTCACGGAGTACATCAAGCGGCAGGTCCGATGA